In Puntigrus tetrazona isolate hp1 chromosome 15, ASM1883169v1, whole genome shotgun sequence, the DNA window TCAGAGCTTGAAACCAGGCATATGAGAGACCCATGATGCTCAAAAATGCTGTCTATTTGGGTAAtatctagaaaaaaaagaggtatTATCAGGACAGGAAGTGCTCCTGTTTGGCCATAAGGTGGCAGTAGAGAGCAGTGAGTCAGAGTGGAAGCAGGTGCTCCAGGCAGCAGCAGCACACCAGTGTGGACTCATGTAAgcagagggagaaagagagccCAACAGGAAAAGGAAGTTTAAAAAGATCAGGCCGGCCACTAATGCTCACACTTACGGGGCTGAGAGGCTGCAGGCGGCCCGTCAGGGGGTCCAGGGCTGGGGTGAGAGCTTTGGGGGCGGTCCCCACGGGCTCATACATAGAGAAGGCTTGTCTATCCCGGCGGAGGGGGGCGGACGAGGATGTGTTTAGGCTGGAGTCTCCACCTACCCCTCCGCCCGTACCCCTTACCCCACCAGGCCACAGCCCCGGGCCACCACCCCCGGTCAGAGAGCCCCCGGCCCCAACCTGGGCCCCCCGCAGCGCGCTGTTCTCCGTCTGCATCCGCGTGATCTACAGGGATGGAGGGGTATCACCgggagtcacacacacacacacacacaaatacaaggaccaaagaaaacacaacagttGCAGTGTGGACGGTTACGTCATGCTGGGGCTGATAGAACGGGGTTGTTCTGATGGACAGGAAGTTTAAGGTTTTCCAAACAAGGAGGGGCTTCATTCTCGGTGGGAATTACGTGTTATgtctatgtttttatttaagtttggggtcagtttttgtttttttatgaatacttttatttattttgaaaatatgcattaaattgatcaaaaattatagtaaaaacatcttataaaatatttctatttcaaataaaacctgATCTTTTGGACATTATATTAATCAGATAATCAAAATGCACCCACATACATATAAAGGAGCATgtttttaagcagcaaaaaagacaatgaagactggagcGATGATTgctgaacattttcatttgtcattaaagataaaaatacatatttaaatacaaaactgttattttactttgcaataatatttgaccatattactgtttttactgtatttttgaccaaataatttcaaccttggtgagcataagcaaaacataaaaaaaaaaaaaaaaattattataataattaaatattgcacTGAACCCAAACGTTTGAAcagtagtatttattaatactgttCTGCTCTGTTTGATGGTTTGGGATCAGTACGTGTAATGGTGAGATGTAGTTTATGgaagcatttcatttcaatctGTATGTTATTATCACAGTTTTAATCGAGTGCGTGGGCGTACCTCCTTCTGAAGCCTCCGTAGCTCCTCGCTCAGGTTGTTGTTGACTTTCATGAGCTGCTGAACTTTGGCCTCTGAGGAAGCCAGTGCTTTCTTCACCTCCAGATACTCCTGTAGTGTGATGGGCCCATCTGACAGGTCCGACGAGTCCATGCTCTGATCGACAGCACAAACCACCAATCAAATCACAATATACTGTTAATGAACGATAAAGAGAACTGATTTGAAGAGAGAGCTTTTTTCCTAAATGATATGCATTTACGTATTTCATTAGCTTACTGTAGTATTTACACTAATGTTCACAAGTTTAGAGtggtttcatttcattcatttatacagCCAGtgtgaatgaaatatattaaaatgacaaagtactttgacatcacaaaaaaaatttgaataatttttttctattaactTTCTTTCATCAAGACTTAAGAAATCGTtgctaaaaatacagtttgcgataacaggaataaatgacattaaaatatagtagtttaattttaaaacgtataatataatttcacattgctacattttttagagacttattttggaataaaatgtaacttttgaacagtagtttaaatgtatataaaaagatCACATATCTATAATATATCCTCAAATATCAAAGGCTGTTTATCTTTTCACATGCAAAAACAGTATGGTCAATCTTTTAGAAAACTAACAGCACATGATGATTTTAGGTGTCATTGATTCCATGAATATGGAGATTTTATTGTAAGATAAAAGTGAGTAACTGTACAATATAACAAACAGTAACGCTACTAAAGTTTTCAACCCCACATTCCTCAACAGGGTTTACGTtttgctctcctatactcagcCAAGTCACTTCCTGTATGTAGACTGAGCATGCTCATTCACAGTATCCTGTCTTCAGCTGCAGAACAATAGCTTCACTGATCACAGCCTCGAAAAAGGGGATGATGTCATTCTACAAATATGAGGCAGGGCTGCCGCTCTTCCAGCGGTGCATGCTGGGACATGACAACATTGGCTTCTGTATTACTGAAAATACTAATTTGCCGGTCTGGCAAAACCAAGATCAACATCTACCAAGGCCTAAGTGATTAAACATCTCTTAAGGTTCAGTGGATTATCTGAGCTTGTTTCTCCAAAGGTTTTGAGGTGCTCCTCAATTCAAGTGGTTCATTAAGTATGATGGACATGTAGATGAATCAACACAaatctttaatctttaatctgTTCCTCAGGTAAACACCCAGTGAGCGAGTGATGAGCTCACCTTGGCCCGGTTGTTGCGCTGGGTGTTGTTGTTATTCTGTGCAGTTAGCTCACTGTCTGTGTCTTCATCGGATGCTACGCTGTCATAATCGTGCTGGTCATCGTCTGCCTGACTCAGATCCAGTGGGTCTGAAAAACAATAACCCCAAAAAACGAAAGATAACATCAACAATATGAGAAACTGCACTGGCTTAGCTATATCCATCTTTACTGAGCTGTGTTCTTGATATTCCTATAAAATCTCAAAAGTCTGAGAACTGCAATGTTGGTGTCTCACCTGTGGGGCTTGTCAAGCCCTTTCCATGCTGCCGTCGCTTGGCATCACTGAGAATGTCGATAATGAGGGTGGCAAATTCTCGTGCGTTAAAGCGAGCCAATTTCTGCCGCCCCTAGAAATTAATGTAAaccaaaaaacaatttaaaaaatgatttatacatatacattacattatgttgttatatataacataaccgaattctactttttttttacacatttgtaatgagAAAAGTTATTTGGGCACCAAATctgcgtattagaatgattttgaaGGATCACATGAtatgatactgaagactggctACTCAAACCAGCTTtgcaatcacaggaataaacttaaaatatgcatatacattttaaatatactccaaatataaaacagttttgaattttaatattcTACAATTGTACTGATTTTACTGTGATCAAGTAAACTCAGCCTTGATGCGGACTTTAAATCAGATAAATGTCATGATAGCGTAAAtcattaatatatgtttaaaaagcaaatactCTGATTATAAACAGACACATATTAAAATCTGTCACATTTTTGCACAGACATTTGGGCAAAAGCTGTGAAATTCTGAAGTATAGATTGAAGCTTAAATTTGTTCTAGACTAAAGAGTACTACacacttttcaaatatttaaaattagcctaaatatttcataacatcACATAAAAGGTGTGGGGGATGTGTGGATTTTTATGAATGATTTCTGTACAGGAAATCTTTTACAGGAGAGCTTTTCTGCTTCAAATTTGCAAGTTTTCctaaagtatgttttatttaagcaCTTCGTCGCTTAGCAATGCCATTACAGAACTGTCCATTCTGGTAGAGGGCGACTTGGACATGTTAAATACTGGAAAACACTGCCACATCAACAGTTGAGCGTTCCAACTCTTGACCACTGGGTGTGCGTGTCCCTCCTCCCATCATGTCTTTCCATGTCTCAAATCCTCATGTATACGCAAAAGAACAGGAAATTCTCAGCCTGTCCAATCAGCCCGCAGGAAACGTACCCTTAAGTAAACGCACTTAGTGGTCTCGCTGTATAAAGGAACTATTTCAAGCAGTGGTACAGAGAGGGTCATGCGAGGATGCCAGTGGAAACGCTGAGGGGGAGGGAGCCGATGCGCATCTGCAGCAGTTACGCAGctggaaaacattcatttgttgGTTTGCCGGCCCAAACCTGAGCCTCAGACGTTTGCACAACCgcaaaatgtctatttttagcCATGTGTCGTCTGCACCCCAGATATCATCTCCCCTTTGTGCCTCCATCAAAAACGGGCCTCCGTGGAAGTGACAGGCACTTACGCAAGGGGGCAGCAGGAGGGGAGAACCTCCTCTCAGACATACTTCAAACACATCCTCTAAAATGCTGTGTGTTACCTGGTTGCGTGTTGCCGAGTATTCAGGGTTGACGGGTAAGAATGGGACGGCGCTCCGTTCGGTCACAAGCGTACTGTGGTTCTGAGTTGTCAGCCAcactgagagaaacagaatgGAGATATataaacaagacaaatataaacaaacagacTCCAATGTCGTAGCCCTGAGGTTTCGGAGAGTTCTCATCTACCCCTCCCGTTcggtttgtgtttatgtgtgcgtTTGGCCCCCTGCCTCGCTCTCAGTCCTGCTTACCATCAGAATCCCAGTCTGCCACCCCAGCATGCTACCTCTTCTCCTCAACAACCAGCAACgggagtagagagagagagcgagagagagagagtggaggAGGAGAGAATTCCTGCGGCACTCCCTTGCTCTCGCTCCCTTTCACCCTCCTTTCTATTTGGcgtctctctccctccctccgcTACAAGCTGACTGCACTGCTTTAGTCCTTCTATAGCCAGTGTTTATCCAACACACCGATCATTGCCTCTCCAGGGACATGGATACAACTGTCCCCACGCCTCCGGTACGCTCCATAACTACATTAGGGAAAGAGTGAGAAGCAGGGAAAGTTGGGATAGGAACAGATGGGGGTTTGTGGCTTACCTGCATCGTTCTCTCTACGGTCCACTTCATCGTACACATCCATAGCCAGCTCCTCGAACAAACGGTTATTTAActgcatccacacacacacatagacagacGCATCAGTAAGAGGTATTAAAATTTagacatggggaaaaaaaactaaacaaaatcacAGCACAGCGCGCACACACAACAGGAAGACATCATTGAGGAGACAAAACAAAGCTCTAACATGGCactaaataaaagatcaaatgCAAGCTAAGGGAATtcaaagcatctgctaaatttATCTACTGAATTGATCAAACATATCCATTCAAATCTCTCAAGAAAAAAGCCTAATCAGGATTCCTGTGACAAGTCATTCATATGgccaaactaaaataaaaaatgttgtgatACAATGCAATCGTAGTCAATAACAATGCTTTAAATGCCCGGAACGTAAGttcacatgaaatcaaaatggaccCTATTTGCTTTgttaatgcatattactagtctTGTGGTAAATAAGTAGTCTAGGGGTGAGCAGACACAGTCCTGGAGgaccggtgtcctgcagagtttagctccaaccctaattaaacacacctgaaccagctaatcgaGGTCTCCACCTTTTTACGGATTcagccatttgtaaattcttCCGGTTTCATCTGCGTCCAGCAAtgtttagctgtacaaaacagtttgttttgctgcttgatattaaAAACTGGTGTGCCctatcatgttattttattatattatctttattatGAATGCACTGGTTTGTggtgcaaacagttttaccgTTTACAGCATGTTGTTATTCTCCTTgttatttactaataaaatctaattaactGGAAGCTTCACACACAGGCTTACTTTCACGTtgaggaaaaaggtggatactTGAATCTTCCAGGCAGGTAAGTTGGagataaactctgcaggacaccaaTACTTAAGGATCAAGTTTGGATACCCtagaattaattatttactattcCATTTTACTCTGAAATATGTCACAAATAAGCAATTTCAGTCCCAAATTCTATTTGACTGCcaaaaagggatagttcaccaaaagtAAACATTTCTTGGCCTGGGAAAgtttcagttgcattgctgtctatggaggacGAGAAAGGTCtcaaatttcttaaaaaaatatctgaatttaTGTTAATGAACAAAGACCTATTGCaatgacacaagggtgagtaatgCATACAGTTAAATCAAACCGAAATACTCTTTCGGATATAAACGGAAAAATCTTATCGCTTGATGCTTTAAATTGTGCCTGGCTAAAAACCCATAATTCTCTGTAGCAGTTTAGTAACCTGCATCACTCACCGCTTGAAGCTTCTTCTTGGCTGCCTTGGCCAGTTCAGAGAGATCCAGGCTATGCAAAGACAAAGACACAGACACAAGAATAAAAGGATGCTGGCAGCATGCGGACAGAGAAAGATGAGGAGAGATGAAAAAAGAGAGGTGGATTAATGGATGGTGGATGAAGTGTTGCATAAGGGATGGGACAACCAGAAGAGATGAGGAGGAACTTAATTTAATTCTGATTGAATTGTGATCCATACTACAATATTATgacataaatgtacatttataacttTTTCCATACTAACAGTTTCTTAGGTGgaacaatgaataaaaacatgcactgAATCGTGCACAACATGACAAGGAATATGTATTCAAGTAAAAAAAGGCCAACTATGCCAactatgatttttatattgacttttCGGTATGAAAAATGATGGGTGTTTTCAGGCTCCTGTAGATGTATTTTCAGACTCCTGCCTCATCTCTCCAGTCACCCATGCCCAGATGAAGGCATGTGAGAAAAGAGAGCAGGGTTTATGGAGAGGGGgatgagaaaagagagaaagagataccTCTGCGTCGGGCACTTAGGGCGAGCTCTGCCTCCAAAAGCGCAGCAAGATGGAGAAAACAGAGAACGAGTGAGCGAGACCGAAAAGTGAGCAGacgacagatagagagagaaagaaattgGGATAGACCCCATATCAACACTCCTTCTGGACTGGTCGGTAAAGGTCATTCAGCTGTGGTGCATTTGAGGTAGTCAGCGATACAGAGGTTGAAGACACTCTCTGCCTTAATGCAAACTGACTGACTGTGTGGCGCTACCTGCTGGCCAGCGCACACAAATACACCTGCTGAAAACTGATTTTAGTACACTGTGCCTACCCTTTAAGGAATAGATTTGAGGGAGGACatcatgacagaaataaataaaactgcttcagtttaatataaaaataaaaataaaaattagcttCAATAATTGTACAATCTGATTGTTTTTTCTGTTACGAAGTAAACATCgtaaaaacattgtgaaaaacTCTCATATACAAACAATGTACCTGTCTGCCATCTGAGGGATGATATAATGACCATTCTTGTGATCTGCAAAAACAGACAcgagaaaaacaaatgttgaaatgttCATGCTCAATTGGGCGGACAGATTGGTGTGTTTCACACCACACGCACATCCAggacatatttattttgacGCCCAAATTAACAGTTTACAGTTTTCACACTGCCTCTGTAAGCCGCAAAGCAGCAGCTTCGGTGTAATCTGAGTTTGAGCATTGAGTCTATTTCTGTGCAGAAAGTATATTGAACTCTGCAGTTAATTAACACCTTTACAATTTAAACATCTATAAAGGCAGCACAATATGCATTATATCCAGCATTTAAGGAAATAATATGACTTTGAGCTAACCTGGGCGACGTCCACACAGATAGAAGGCCAGCCTGTCTGTGAGCTCATACTGACACTCTACCAAGCGCTCAGCAAGCTCCACGTGACCTGCTTGCCTGCAAGAACAAAGTCACATTACAAGCCAGAGTCACTAGatcctttttaaaaacattaactagACACAAATGGAATCAAAGAAAGGCAGTAAGACAGAGCGGAAGAACGGCAGACCAACAGAACTATAAAATGACAGAGAGACTGGGGGGCAGATAGAAAGAATGACAAGAcagtgaaacaaaacaagataacaacagacagacagagaggcagAACATTAGAGAGGTGGAAGGAATGATAGATAGAGAAGATATATGgcatagatggatagatggcaAGGATATGGTATGATATGGATGAACAGAAAGGGATGGATatgagacagatagacagatagattgCATTGATCACTGCTGAGGGATCTAGTGACTtctgtgttttgtatttacCGGGCATAGTCTATAGGTGTGCGGCCATTGATATCTGGAGCTCCTGGATCTGCCCCATACACCACCAGCAGTTCAGCCTGCAGAACTTGCCCTGCTTTGGCGGCCACATGTAGAGGGGTCGTGCCCTTTTCCTATGGAGGGAACATCAGGCATGTTCACTGTGCTGTTTTCAAAAACAGTCTTTTGACACGACTGTCTGCACTGTCTGTTGTTTCGCAAGTAAGAAAATTATCggatttgttcaaaatgttgtATAAACGGATGTTAGGCACCAATTTTGTAGTTACACACAAAACTTCATAGTAACccacaatacaaaaacaactaaaaacgaTATCTAACAATATAGGATCTGTTTCAGTTATGATGTAGAAAACCTGACAGAACAAAGACAGAACTGTGAGAGATGGCAGATCTTACCGGGTGAAAGAAGTTGGCTTGTGCCCCCAGTGACAGCAGCCGTAAACACGTCTCCAGACTTCCTGTCCGCACACTTGAGTGGAGTTGCTGCAGGCAAGAACAAGAGAATAagcgagtgtgtgagagagaaaaagagggggACCCAGCATGAAAGATACAGAAAGAGAGCAGACCCTCCTGCGCATCCTCTCATTAGGGC includes these proteins:
- the git1 gene encoding ARF GTPase-activating protein GIT1 isoform X1; the protein is MSRKVQRSEVCADCSAPDPGWSSINRGVLICDECCSVHRSLGRHISIVKHLRHSGWPPSLLQMVQTLASNGANSIWEHSLLDPAQVQSGRRKPNPQDKVHPTKSEFIRAKYQMLAFVHKLPCRDDDGVTTKDLSKQLHSSVRTGSLETCLRLLSLGAQANFFHPEKGTTPLHVAAKAGQVLQAELLVVYGADPGAPDINGRTPIDYARQAGHVELAERLVECQYELTDRLAFYLCGRRPDHKNGHYIIPQMADRARPKCPTQSLDLSELAKAAKKKLQALNNRLFEELAMDVYDEVDRRENDAVWLTTQNHSTLVTERSAVPFLPVNPEYSATRNQGRQKLARFNAREFATLIIDILSDAKRRQHGKGLTSPTDPLDLSQADDDQHDYDSVASDEDTDSELTAQNNNNTQRNNRAKSMDSSDLSDGPITLQEYLEVKKALASSEAKVQQLMKVNNNLSEELRRLQKEITRMQTENSALRGAQVGAGGSLTGGGGPGLWPGGVRGTGGGVGGDSSLNTSSSAPLRRDRQAFSMYEPVGTAPKALTPALDPLTGRLQPLSPVRKGAPAGPTPYGGPHLSASTDGRYNPPKAGEKYGSGTDSDYDNSQTYDVSLGVGRSSEEDSRGDVEDTEGDPDPTLPCTEDVILKTEQVTKNIQELLRAAQEFKHDSFVPCSEKIHLAVTEMASLFPKRPALDAVRSSLKLLAASASRLQVECRKAAPSDSSASTVDYQLLTQQVIQCAYDIAKAAKQLVTITTREKKQ
- the git1 gene encoding ARF GTPase-activating protein GIT1 isoform X4, with translation MLAFVHKLPCRDDDGVTTKDLSKQLHSSVRTGSLETCLRLLSLGAQANFFHPEKGTTPLHVAAKAGQVLQAELLVVYGADPGAPDINGRTPIDYARQAGHVELAERLVECQYELTDRLAFYLCGRRPDHKNGHYIIPQMADRARPKCPTQSLDLSELAKAAKKKLQALNNRLFEELAMDVYDEVDRRENDAVWLTTQNHSTLVTERSAVPFLPVNPEYSATRNQGRQKLARFNAREFATLIIDILSDAKRRQHGKGLTSPTDPLDLSQADDDQHDYDSVASDEDTDSELTAQNNNNTQRNNRAKSMDSSDLSDGPITLQEYLEVKKALASSEAKVQQLMKVNNNLSEELRRLQKEITRMQTENSALRGAQVGAGGSLTGGGGPGLWPGGVRGTGGGVGGDSSLNTSSSAPLRRDRQAFSMYEPVGTAPKALTPALDPLTGRLQPLSPVRKGAPAGPTPYGGPHLSASTDGRYNPPKAGEKYGSGTDSDYDNSQTYDVSLGVGRSSEEDSRGDVEDTEGDPDPTLPCTEDVILKTEQVTKNIQELLRAAQEFKHDSFVPCSEKIHLAVTEMASLFPKRPALDAVRSSLKLLAASASRLQVECRKAAPSDSSASTVDYQLLTQQVIQCAYDIAKAAKQLVTITTREKKQ
- the git1 gene encoding ARF GTPase-activating protein GIT1 isoform X2; this encodes MSRKVQRSEVCADCSAPDPGWSSINRGVLICDECCSVHRSLGRHISIVKHLRHSGWPPSLLQMVQTLASNGANSIWEHSLLDPAQVQSGRRKPNPQDKVHPTKSEFIRAKYQMLAFVHKLPCRDDDGVTTKDLSKQLHSSVRTGSLETCLRLLSLGAQANFFHPEKGTTPLHVAAKAGQVLQAELLVVYGADPGAPDINGRTPIDYARQAGHVELAERLVECQYELTDRLAFYLCGRRPDHKNGHYIIPQMADSLDLSELAKAAKKKLQALNNRLFEELAMDVYDEVDRRENDAVWLTTQNHSTLVTERSAVPFLPVNPEYSATRNQGRQKLARFNAREFATLIIDILSDAKRRQHGKGLTSPTDPLDLSQADDDQHDYDSVASDEDTDSELTAQNNNNTQRNNRAKSMDSSDLSDGPITLQEYLEVKKALASSEAKVQQLMKVNNNLSEELRRLQKEITRMQTENSALRGAQVGAGGSLTGGGGPGLWPGGVRGTGGGVGGDSSLNTSSSAPLRRDRQAFSMYEPVGTAPKALTPALDPLTGRLQPLSPVRKGAPAGPTPYGGPHLSASTDGRYNPPKAGEKYGSGTDSDYDNSQTYDVSLGVGRSSEEDSRGDVEDTEGDPDPTLPCTEDVILKTEQVTKNIQELLRAAQEFKHDSFVPCSEKIHLAVTEMASLFPKRPALDAVRSSLKLLAASASRLQVECRKAAPSDSSASTVDYQLLTQQVIQCAYDIAKAAKQLVTITTREKKQ